In Brevibacillus brevis, a genomic segment contains:
- the adhP gene encoding alcohol dehydrogenase AdhP, protein MKAAVVNEFQKKLEVKEVPVPEPGHGEVLVRVKTCGVCHTDLHAAHGDWPVKPKLPLIPGHEGVGVVEKLGAGVTSLKLGDRVGIPWLFSACGECDYCLSGWETLCQKQLNGGYSADGAYAEYCVAPAAYVARIPAELSDVDAAPILCAGVTTYKALKVANVKPGEWVAIYGIGGLGHVALQYAKAMGYNVVAVDIHNEKLALARELGADVTVNSSEVDPVQAITEQVGGVHGAISVAVTKKAFEQAYKSVRRGGSLVVVGLPNAELPIPIFDTVLNGVTVKGSIVGTRKDMQEALDFAARGKVRAIIETQPLDKINEVFERMEKGQINGRVVLTME, encoded by the coding sequence ATGAAGGCAGCGGTTGTGAACGAGTTTCAGAAAAAACTGGAGGTAAAAGAAGTGCCCGTACCCGAACCGGGGCATGGCGAGGTGTTGGTACGTGTCAAGACATGCGGGGTCTGCCACACCGACCTGCATGCCGCCCACGGGGACTGGCCCGTCAAGCCGAAGCTCCCGTTGATCCCCGGACATGAAGGGGTAGGGGTGGTCGAAAAACTGGGGGCTGGCGTCACTTCCTTGAAGCTGGGCGATCGTGTCGGGATTCCGTGGCTGTTCTCCGCATGCGGCGAGTGTGACTATTGCTTGAGCGGCTGGGAGACGCTCTGCCAGAAGCAGCTGAACGGAGGCTACTCGGCGGACGGGGCTTACGCCGAATACTGCGTGGCGCCGGCGGCCTACGTGGCTCGAATCCCGGCAGAGCTGAGCGATGTGGATGCCGCACCGATCCTGTGCGCAGGGGTGACGACGTACAAAGCGTTGAAGGTAGCCAATGTGAAGCCAGGCGAGTGGGTCGCCATCTACGGCATCGGCGGCTTGGGCCACGTCGCCCTTCAATACGCGAAAGCGATGGGGTACAACGTCGTGGCGGTCGATATCCACAATGAAAAATTGGCGCTGGCCAGGGAGCTGGGCGCGGACGTCACGGTAAACAGCAGCGAGGTCGATCCGGTGCAAGCCATCACGGAGCAAGTCGGCGGGGTTCACGGGGCGATCAGCGTAGCCGTCACGAAAAAAGCGTTTGAGCAGGCGTACAAATCGGTTCGCCGCGGCGGTTCGCTGGTCGTCGTCGGCCTGCCGAATGCGGAGCTGCCGATCCCGATTTTCGATACGGTGCTCAATGGCGTGACCGTCAAGGGCTCCATCGTGGGCACGCGCAAGGATATGCAGGAAGCGCTCGACTTCGCGGCACGCGGCAAGGTTCGCGCGATTATCGAGACGCAGCCGCTCGACAAGATCAACGAGGTGTTTGAGCGGATGGAAAAAGGGCAAATCAACGGCCGCGTCGTTTTGACGATGGAGTAG
- a CDS encoding iron-containing alcohol dehydrogenase: protein MQISKFMTPEIIFGNQSIAQIGESLRRLGATRVFLVSDPGVADAGWVERIMRYLDQQKLDYHLWTHVTANPKDYEIHAGVAEYRAHECNAILGVGGGSAIDAAKAIALLGTNDGDIVKYEGVDHIRHPLPPMVMVPTTAGSGSEVSQFSIIVDSARKVKMAIISKSLIPDIAIIDPQTLMTKDRQLTANTGMDVLTHAIESYISLAATPLTEVHSLQAMRLIAKHLRPSVASQYNAEAKQAMAMASLQAGIAFSNAILGAVHAMSHQLGGFLDAPHGEVNAILLPHVLEYNYIAAPEKYRQIAECLGENTSGLSSRDSSRLAIKAVKELARDLDCPESLSDIGLVPEQIELLSRSALLDVCMTTNPRDMSAQDVATLFRQAL, encoded by the coding sequence ATGCAAATTTCCAAGTTCATGACACCGGAAATCATCTTTGGCAACCAGTCCATCGCCCAGATCGGGGAAAGCTTGCGCAGGCTGGGGGCGACCCGTGTCTTCCTGGTCAGCGATCCCGGCGTGGCCGACGCAGGCTGGGTGGAGCGAATCATGCGGTACCTCGATCAGCAAAAGCTCGACTACCATCTGTGGACCCATGTCACGGCCAATCCGAAGGACTATGAAATCCACGCCGGCGTGGCGGAATATCGAGCGCACGAGTGCAATGCGATTCTCGGCGTCGGCGGCGGAAGCGCGATCGACGCTGCCAAGGCAATCGCACTCCTCGGCACGAATGACGGCGACATTGTCAAATACGAGGGCGTAGACCACATCCGCCACCCCCTCCCCCCTATGGTCATGGTCCCGACCACGGCCGGCTCCGGCTCCGAGGTTTCGCAATTTTCCATCATCGTCGACAGCGCCCGCAAGGTGAAGATGGCGATCATCTCCAAGTCGCTGATTCCGGACATCGCGATCATCGATCCGCAGACGCTGATGACCAAAGATCGGCAGCTTACAGCCAACACCGGCATGGACGTCCTGACCCATGCCATCGAATCGTACATTTCGCTCGCCGCCACGCCCTTGACCGAGGTGCATTCCCTGCAGGCGATGCGGCTGATTGCCAAACACCTGCGGCCGTCTGTGGCCAGCCAGTACAACGCGGAAGCGAAACAGGCGATGGCGATGGCAAGCCTCCAGGCAGGGATCGCTTTTTCCAATGCAATCCTCGGCGCCGTCCACGCCATGTCCCATCAGCTCGGGGGCTTTCTGGACGCGCCGCACGGGGAAGTAAACGCCATCCTGCTGCCCCATGTGCTCGAATACAACTACATTGCCGCCCCCGAAAAGTACAGGCAGATCGCGGAGTGCCTGGGGGAGAACACCAGCGGCCTCAGCTCCCGGGATTCGTCCCGCCTGGCCATCAAAGCCGTAAAGGAGCTTGCCCGCGATCTGGACTGCCCCGAGTCGCTGTCCGACATCGGGCTCGTTCCCGAGCAAATCGAGCTCTTGAGCAGATCCGCCCTGCTCGACGTCTGCATGACCACCAATCCGCGCGACATGAGCGCCCAAGACGTAGCTACCCTTTTCCGCCAAGCCTTGTAG
- a CDS encoding ATP-binding protein — protein MQNKQEILEKLTGIQSSRKSYYTELIHLVEEMKKKNRQLAVINQLTQIQISATWPETSMYIASQLTQILPFAHFALTLVKGSSYSSYLSRRDGEGWQCHTLVGAVPSELPVHSLDRVLHPAFAELFPDHYALSVPLRSQLNQTFGYLTLLQADEQRSVPEDAELFSLIASHVGVSVENGLLFQDVSEKIKIEAQLVQSAKMAAIGEMAAGVAHELNSPLTAILGNSQLLLREMKESPAAPLMNDIYQCGVRCKKIIQNLLTFSRQDEYLFSTVPLDDVVEDALGLVGYQLSVSGLTIVKELVQPPLLFHGSRHQIEQIVINLLLNARDALVGRDDPRIELRSFTREEDGRAYAGLTVRDNGAGISQDQLPQIFQPFYSTKDRTKGTGLGLSVSLGIAEAHGGKLFAESQENKGSTFTLLLPLLREEARNGEETDADCG, from the coding sequence ATGCAGAACAAACAGGAAATTCTCGAAAAGCTGACCGGCATCCAGTCCTCCCGAAAAAGCTACTATACGGAACTGATCCACCTCGTGGAGGAAATGAAAAAGAAGAACCGGCAGCTGGCCGTCATCAATCAGTTGACGCAAATCCAGATCAGCGCCACCTGGCCGGAAACCAGCATGTACATCGCCAGCCAGCTCACGCAGATTTTGCCGTTTGCCCACTTCGCACTCACACTCGTCAAAGGCAGCAGCTACTCCTCCTACCTCTCGAGACGGGATGGCGAAGGGTGGCAATGCCATACGCTCGTAGGCGCCGTGCCATCCGAGCTGCCCGTCCACTCCCTGGACCGAGTGCTGCATCCAGCCTTTGCCGAGCTGTTTCCTGACCACTACGCCCTGTCCGTTCCGCTGCGCAGCCAGCTCAACCAGACATTCGGCTATCTCACCCTGCTGCAAGCGGATGAACAGCGGTCAGTGCCGGAGGATGCCGAGCTGTTCTCCCTGATCGCCAGCCACGTCGGCGTGTCCGTGGAAAATGGCCTGCTCTTCCAGGATGTGAGCGAAAAGATCAAAATCGAAGCCCAGCTCGTCCAGTCCGCCAAGATGGCCGCCATCGGGGAAATGGCAGCAGGTGTCGCCCATGAGCTGAACAGCCCGCTCACCGCGATTCTCGGCAACTCCCAGCTGCTCCTGCGGGAAATGAAAGAAAGTCCGGCCGCTCCCTTGATGAACGACATCTACCAATGCGGGGTGCGCTGCAAAAAGATCATCCAAAATCTGCTCACCTTCTCCAGGCAGGACGAGTACCTGTTCTCCACCGTCCCGCTCGACGATGTCGTGGAGGATGCGCTCGGTCTGGTTGGTTACCAGCTTTCCGTCTCCGGGCTGACAATCGTCAAGGAGCTGGTGCAGCCTCCTTTGCTCTTTCACGGAAGCCGGCATCAGATCGAGCAAATCGTGATCAACCTGCTGCTCAATGCCCGCGACGCCCTCGTCGGACGAGACGATCCCCGCATCGAGCTGCGTTCGTTTACACGAGAAGAAGACGGGCGGGCCTATGCAGGACTGACTGTTCGCGACAACGGCGCGGGGATCTCCCAGGACCAGCTCCCGCAAATCTTCCAGCCGTTTTATTCTACCAAGGACAGGACCAAGGGAACGGGGCTCGGCCTGTCCGTCAGCCTGGGTATTGCGGAAGCCCACGGAGGCAAGCTTTTTGCCGAAAGCCAAGAAAACAAGGGCAGCACTTTCACCCTGCTGCTGCCGCTGTTGCGAGAGGAGGCCCGGAATGGAGAAGAAACGGATGCTGATTGTGGATGA
- a CDS encoding sigma-54 dependent transcriptional regulator, whose protein sequence is MEKKRMLIVDDETEVTSFFTYLLRQKNCDVTVANTGKDVDRLLRGQPAGFHAALVDLKLPDADGLELLRRIKAAQPSCEVLIMTGYSTIKSAVTAMQWGAKDYLEKPFDDLDSLERIIDAVLESSGHEEDELSKEAAQYGIMYAEGSPMAKVVAIAKKLAKKAIHILIEGETGTGKELMARFLHGASSRAQQPFVAFNCGAVPESLLESELFGYEKGAFTGALKARKGLFELAHNGTLFLDEIGEAPPSIQVKLLRTLETGEFMRIGAEQVGQSNIRFLSATNRNLEHEVEMNRFRSDLLYRLEGIKLSIPPLRERLQDIPAIAHAFLQKRNGSPKAIDPNALELLQRYDWPGNVRQLINVLNQTIALHECDTIGPEHLPAILREKPAIPAPSSAAPGQHAILREIDLECERFVEAIARKVTSIEEVDFDYVIKRIKLLEGEVGRTIIEKGLSETRGDRKLLSKKLNITKRTIRYILNEKGSGTS, encoded by the coding sequence ATGGAGAAGAAACGGATGCTGATTGTGGATGACGAAACGGAGGTCACCTCGTTTTTCACCTACTTGCTCCGGCAAAAAAACTGCGACGTCACCGTGGCAAATACGGGCAAAGACGTGGATCGCCTGCTCCGGGGCCAGCCTGCAGGATTTCACGCCGCTCTGGTCGACTTAAAGCTGCCGGATGCGGACGGGCTGGAGCTGCTCAGACGGATCAAGGCGGCTCAGCCTTCCTGCGAAGTACTGATCATGACCGGATACAGCACCATCAAATCGGCGGTGACCGCGATGCAATGGGGCGCCAAGGATTACCTGGAAAAACCGTTCGACGACCTCGACAGCCTGGAGCGGATCATCGATGCCGTGCTGGAGTCGTCGGGACACGAGGAGGATGAACTCTCGAAGGAAGCCGCCCAGTACGGGATCATGTACGCAGAAGGCAGCCCGATGGCGAAGGTCGTCGCGATCGCCAAAAAGCTGGCGAAGAAAGCCATCCACATCCTGATCGAAGGGGAAACCGGGACGGGCAAGGAGCTGATGGCCCGCTTCCTCCACGGAGCCAGCTCACGAGCCCAGCAGCCGTTCGTCGCGTTTAACTGCGGGGCTGTCCCGGAATCGCTGCTGGAGAGCGAGCTCTTCGGCTACGAAAAAGGGGCGTTTACGGGGGCGCTCAAAGCCCGCAAAGGACTGTTCGAGCTCGCCCACAACGGCACGCTGTTCCTCGATGAAATCGGCGAAGCGCCGCCCTCTATCCAGGTCAAGCTCCTGCGCACCCTGGAGACGGGCGAATTCATGCGAATCGGGGCCGAGCAGGTCGGACAGAGCAACATCCGCTTTCTTTCCGCCACCAACCGCAATCTGGAGCATGAGGTGGAAATGAATCGCTTTCGCAGCGACTTGCTCTACCGTCTGGAAGGAATCAAGCTGTCGATTCCCCCTCTGCGGGAGCGGCTGCAGGACATTCCGGCAATCGCCCACGCCTTTTTGCAAAAACGGAACGGCTCCCCCAAAGCGATCGATCCGAACGCGCTGGAGCTGCTGCAGCGCTATGACTGGCCGGGGAACGTCCGACAGTTGATCAACGTGCTGAACCAGACCATTGCCCTGCACGAATGCGACACGATCGGCCCCGAGCATTTGCCGGCAATCCTGCGTGAAAAACCGGCGATTCCCGCCCCTTCTTCTGCTGCGCCCGGCCAGCATGCCATCCTCAGGGAGATCGACCTCGAGTGCGAGCGGTTCGTCGAAGCGATCGCCCGGAAGGTCACTTCCATCGAAGAAGTCGATTTTGATTATGTAATCAAGCGGATCAAGCTGCTGGAAGGAGAGGTAGGAAGGACGATTATCGAGAAAGGTCTTTCGGAAACACGGGGCGATCGGAAGCTGCTCAGCAAGAAGCTCAACATTACCAAGCGGACGATTCGCTATATTTTAAATGAAAAAGGATCAGGCACGAGCTGA
- a CDS encoding benzoate/H(+) symporter BenE family transporter has protein sequence MASSNPRGSHSAISRISADFSVSALVVGLIATLVSYAGPLLIVFQAAKAAHVSDELLSSWIWAISIGSGLTAIGLSLRYRTPVITAWSTPGAVLLVGSLSLYPFPDAIGAYLFSAAAITLMGVSGLFSTIMKHVPAAITTAMLAGILLSFGVQVFVSLQQLPALALPMILCYLLAKRWSPRYAVVFSLLVGVLAALAMGRFALGTIQVALVSPVFTYPAFSLDAIIGLGIPLCIVTMASQNAPGISVLQADGYDTPASPLVATTGIASLLLAPFGAHGINLAAITAAICTGREAHPDPARRYIAGIACGASYLVFGMFGATIASVFSAFPKELIAVIAGLALFASLGSSLASAMGDPAARESALITFLVTISGITVAGIGSAFWGLVAGVITNALLTGNVQKWMSSKRHSSS, from the coding sequence GTGGCATCATCCAACCCGCGCGGTTCTCATTCGGCGATCAGCCGTATCTCGGCAGACTTTTCCGTGTCTGCTCTGGTCGTCGGCCTGATCGCCACGCTGGTATCTTACGCAGGGCCCTTGTTGATCGTCTTTCAGGCAGCCAAAGCGGCCCATGTAAGCGACGAGCTGCTCTCCTCCTGGATCTGGGCGATCTCGATCGGGAGCGGACTCACCGCTATCGGGCTCAGTCTCCGCTACCGGACTCCGGTCATTACGGCGTGGTCGACACCCGGGGCTGTCCTTTTGGTCGGGAGTCTCTCGCTCTACCCTTTTCCTGACGCGATCGGCGCCTATCTATTCTCGGCGGCGGCGATTACGCTCATGGGCGTCTCCGGGCTCTTCTCCACCATCATGAAGCACGTTCCGGCTGCCATCACGACCGCGATGCTGGCTGGCATCCTGCTGTCGTTTGGCGTGCAGGTGTTTGTGTCGCTGCAACAGCTCCCGGCGCTTGCTCTGCCCATGATCCTTTGCTACTTGCTGGCAAAGCGCTGGTCTCCGCGTTATGCGGTAGTGTTTTCCCTGCTCGTCGGAGTGCTCGCGGCGCTTGCCATGGGCCGCTTTGCTCTTGGCACCATCCAGGTCGCGCTCGTCTCCCCTGTCTTCACCTATCCCGCCTTTTCGCTGGATGCCATCATCGGTCTCGGGATTCCGCTGTGCATCGTCACGATGGCTTCCCAAAACGCCCCGGGGATCAGCGTCTTGCAGGCAGACGGTTACGACACGCCGGCCAGTCCGCTGGTCGCGACGACAGGGATCGCTTCGCTCCTGCTCGCCCCCTTTGGCGCCCACGGAATCAATCTCGCCGCTATTACTGCCGCGATCTGCACGGGACGGGAAGCCCACCCGGACCCGGCCAGGCGCTACATTGCCGGAATCGCATGCGGCGCCTCTTATCTCGTATTTGGCATGTTCGGCGCCACGATCGCTTCCGTGTTTTCGGCTTTCCCGAAAGAGCTGATCGCCGTCATCGCCGGACTCGCCCTCTTCGCTTCGCTCGGATCCAGCCTCGCCTCTGCGATGGGCGATCCCGCTGCACGGGAAAGCGCGCTGATCACATTTCTCGTGACGATCTCCGGCATTACCGTCGCCGGCATCGGCTCGGCATTTTGGGGACTCGTCGCAGGGGTGATCACAAATGCGCTGCTGACCGGCAATGTCCAGAAGTGGATGTCCTCGAAACGGCATTCATCCTCCTGA
- a CDS encoding GGDEF domain-containing protein — protein MDFLLDMKTIILSLGVGHLFTVILISAYWRHHKKDAKITSFFFAKCTQALAWLLLALRGGIPDWLSISMAYTLLFVGTSLEAIAMLMLVKAFDRGARKVYISLMALSIGGFHLLLHLYNTGAARIGFASLGIALFLVIPAYRLFKESNASLLMRMIGALYFLVFLSLTCRGVAALTSVNNMDIFTPGVAQTFSFLALYLVMILGNTGFVLLLKEQADQELIRMASLDELTGILNRRTFVARAMQCLDMYAKKKKPITLLLFDVDHFKKINDTYGHNIGDQVLRHLVDTIKGVLGEGDLFGRYGGDEFAILFPGMDEAESSAVAEQIKRTTREAAAADLPVTFTLSMGLLTVVPDRHTQLDELYIACDKALYRAKENGRDGAARVWSENREALPS, from the coding sequence ATGGACTTCTTGCTGGATATGAAAACAATCATTCTCTCGCTGGGTGTCGGGCACTTATTTACCGTCATCCTGATCAGCGCGTACTGGCGCCACCACAAAAAAGATGCCAAAATCACGAGCTTCTTTTTTGCAAAGTGCACGCAGGCGTTGGCGTGGCTGCTGCTTGCGCTGCGCGGGGGAATCCCCGATTGGCTATCCATTTCCATGGCGTATACGCTGCTGTTCGTGGGCACTTCCCTGGAGGCGATTGCGATGCTGATGCTGGTAAAGGCCTTTGACAGGGGCGCCAGAAAGGTCTACATCTCGCTTATGGCCTTGAGCATCGGCGGGTTTCACCTGCTGCTTCACCTCTACAATACCGGAGCGGCAAGAATCGGTTTTGCATCGCTGGGCATCGCCCTCTTTTTGGTCATTCCGGCTTACAGGCTGTTTAAAGAAAGCAACGCCTCCCTGCTGATGAGAATGATCGGCGCACTGTATTTCCTCGTCTTCCTATCGCTGACGTGCAGGGGCGTGGCCGCTCTGACATCGGTAAACAACATGGACATCTTCACGCCGGGAGTCGCCCAGACCTTCTCCTTTTTGGCCCTCTATCTCGTGATGATCCTGGGAAATACGGGCTTCGTCCTGCTGCTCAAGGAACAGGCCGACCAGGAGCTGATACGGATGGCCAGCCTCGACGAGCTGACGGGCATCCTAAATCGGAGGACGTTTGTCGCTCGGGCCATGCAATGCCTCGATATGTACGCCAAAAAGAAAAAACCGATTACGCTCTTGCTGTTCGATGTCGATCATTTCAAGAAAATTAACGATACGTACGGCCATAACATCGGGGATCAGGTCCTTCGACATCTGGTTGACACGATCAAAGGGGTGCTGGGAGAAGGGGATCTGTTCGGACGATACGGCGGCGACGAGTTTGCGATCCTCTTTCCCGGGATGGACGAGGCCGAGTCATCTGCCGTCGCCGAACAGATCAAAAGGACAACAAGGGAAGCGGCAGCGGCTGACCTGCCCGTGACATTCACCCTTAGCATGGGGCTTTTGACCGTCGTTCCTGACAGGCATACCCAGCTGGACGAGCTCTATATCGCCTGTGACAAGGCTTTGTATCGGGCCAAGGAGAACGGCAGGGATGGGGCGGCACGCGTCTGGAGCGAAAACCGGGAAGCGTTACCGTCGTAA
- a CDS encoding SDR family oxidoreductase — protein sequence MAKPMQGKVAVVAGGTRGAGRGIAVALGEAGAIVYVTGRSVRGNLSDIGRTETIEETAEMVTAAGGKGIAVRVDHTQEEEVRALFERVKEEQNGQLDLLVNDIWGGESLTEWGKPFWENTLGKGLLMQTRAIHTHLITSHYAAPLMIGQKRGLIIEITDGVDYRYRGNLYYSLAKTSVIHVAQAMAEDLRPFGVAALALTPGFLRSEEMLDHFGVTEENWRDAAKKDPHFLMSETPAYIGRAVVALATDPDIAQKSGKAWSTWGLSEEYPFTDRDGSRPHWGNYAKEQGF from the coding sequence ATGGCAAAGCCTATGCAGGGAAAAGTGGCAGTGGTCGCCGGGGGCACGCGTGGAGCAGGCCGGGGAATCGCAGTGGCGCTGGGCGAAGCGGGAGCGATCGTCTACGTGACAGGACGCAGCGTGCGGGGAAACCTGTCAGATATCGGACGCACCGAGACGATCGAGGAAACGGCCGAGATGGTCACGGCGGCCGGGGGAAAAGGGATCGCGGTGCGGGTGGATCACACGCAGGAAGAAGAGGTGCGAGCGTTGTTCGAGCGCGTGAAAGAAGAACAAAACGGGCAACTGGATCTGCTGGTCAACGATATTTGGGGCGGAGAGTCGCTGACTGAGTGGGGAAAGCCGTTTTGGGAGAACACGCTCGGAAAAGGGCTGCTCATGCAAACGCGGGCCATCCATACGCATCTGATCACGAGCCATTATGCAGCGCCGCTCATGATCGGGCAAAAACGCGGCCTGATCATTGAAATCACCGACGGCGTCGACTATCGGTACAGGGGGAATCTGTATTACAGCCTCGCAAAAACCTCTGTGATCCACGTGGCGCAGGCGATGGCCGAGGATTTGCGCCCGTTCGGCGTTGCGGCACTGGCGCTGACCCCTGGATTTTTGCGTTCCGAAGAGATGCTGGACCATTTCGGCGTGACCGAGGAAAATTGGCGGGACGCCGCGAAAAAAGACCCGCATTTCCTCATGTCGGAGACCCCCGCTTATATCGGCCGGGCAGTCGTGGCCCTTGCCACGGACCCGGATATCGCGCAGAAGTCGGGAAAAGCCTGGAGCACCTGGGGGCTGTCCGAGGAGTATCCGTTTACGGACCGGGACGGAAGCCGGCCGCACTGGGGAAACTACGCGAAGGAGCAGGGTTTTTAA
- a CDS encoding YafY family protein produces MRADRLVSILLLLQNHGRMTAKELAEKLEVSERTIHRDMEALGMAGVPVYAERGTNGGWALTQGYRTDLTGLTANELQSLLLVSPTATLGDLGMRGSFEAAWQKLLAASPAGTRQGAQYARERIHIDGAGWHQSEESIPYLSMVQDAIWQERALFIRYLKNPFQKSYQEADSSVRNSPGSPAPTGAEDTVERIVHPLGLVAKRSTWYFVAQVGEDTRTYRVSRLAEARLLDESFERPADFDLAEYWEQSTVAFQSSLPRYPARIRVKEHSFARLKQERYVQIKSTHPADKEWVEADVQFHTLESACEIVLGYGSRMQVIEPLELRTKVIAEATATLALYPTS; encoded by the coding sequence ATGCGGGCAGATCGCTTGGTATCGATCCTATTGCTGCTGCAGAACCACGGACGGATGACTGCCAAGGAGCTGGCGGAAAAGCTGGAAGTATCGGAGCGGACGATTCACCGGGACATGGAGGCCCTCGGCATGGCGGGAGTGCCGGTCTATGCGGAGCGCGGGACAAACGGAGGATGGGCCTTGACCCAAGGATACCGTACAGACTTGACGGGACTTACGGCAAACGAGCTCCAATCGCTCCTGCTCGTCTCGCCGACCGCCACGCTGGGCGATCTGGGAATGCGCGGAAGCTTTGAGGCGGCGTGGCAAAAGCTGCTGGCGGCCTCCCCCGCAGGCACCAGGCAAGGCGCCCAGTACGCCAGGGAGCGCATCCACATCGATGGCGCTGGATGGCATCAGTCCGAGGAGTCCATTCCGTACCTGTCCATGGTACAGGACGCGATCTGGCAGGAGAGAGCCCTCTTCATCCGCTATCTGAAAAACCCGTTTCAAAAGTCTTATCAGGAAGCCGACTCTTCCGTCCGGAACTCACCCGGCTCCCCTGCGCCCACCGGCGCAGAAGACACCGTGGAGAGAATCGTCCATCCACTCGGACTGGTGGCCAAGCGCAGCACGTGGTACTTCGTCGCCCAGGTAGGAGAAGACACACGTACTTACCGGGTCTCACGGCTGGCGGAGGCGCGCCTGTTGGATGAATCCTTCGAACGCCCCGCGGACTTTGACCTCGCCGAATACTGGGAGCAATCGACAGTCGCCTTTCAATCCAGCCTCCCGCGCTATCCCGCACGTATCCGGGTAAAAGAGCATTCGTTTGCCAGGCTGAAGCAGGAGAGGTACGTCCAAATAAAATCCACCCATCCCGCAGACAAGGAATGGGTGGAGGCCGATGTGCAGTTTCATACGCTGGAGTCCGCTTGCGAAATCGTGCTTGGGTACGGTTCGCGCATGCAAGTGATAGAACCCCTGGAGCTGCGGACAAAGGTAATCGCGGAGGCGACAGCAACCCTCGCGCTGTATCCCACCTCTTAG
- a CDS encoding MFS transporter, translating to MSADYKRVFWASGFGWMFDAMDVALLSFIMVALRQEWGLSGEEAGMLGTGNTVGMAIGAFVGGYLADRIGRRPVFMLTLLLFGAASLASAFATGFSVMLLFRFLIGLGLGAELPVASTLVNEFAPPEKRGRTVVLLESFWAVGWILAAVISYFVIPVYGWRTAVAIGALPMVYAWFIRRTIPESPKFQQQEKRVPLKDLLTSHRRETITLWIVWFAITFSYYGMFLWMPSVLVDKGFTMIKSFQYVLIMTLAQLPGYFAAAYLVEKWGRKQTLSTFLFLTGVMAYAFGNSTGTGMLLLTGALLSFFNLGAWGALYAYTPENYPTPLRATGSGFASGVGRIGSIIAPYLVGYYTSLHYSYSFIFGMFTAVLLIGTIVLLGLGKETRETGSASPA from the coding sequence ATGTCAGCGGACTATAAAAGGGTTTTCTGGGCTTCCGGTTTCGGCTGGATGTTCGATGCGATGGATGTGGCACTTTTATCATTTATTATGGTTGCGCTCAGGCAGGAATGGGGGTTGTCCGGAGAGGAAGCAGGCATGCTCGGGACGGGCAATACGGTCGGAATGGCGATCGGGGCATTCGTCGGGGGCTATTTGGCGGACCGGATCGGTCGCAGGCCGGTGTTCATGCTAACGCTGCTGCTGTTCGGAGCGGCGAGCCTGGCCAGCGCGTTTGCCACCGGCTTTTCGGTCATGCTGTTGTTTCGCTTTCTCATCGGGCTGGGATTGGGAGCTGAGCTTCCCGTCGCCTCCACATTGGTGAACGAGTTCGCTCCGCCGGAGAAGCGGGGACGAACCGTCGTCTTGCTGGAGAGCTTTTGGGCAGTGGGCTGGATTTTGGCCGCCGTCATCTCGTATTTCGTGATTCCGGTATACGGCTGGAGAACGGCCGTGGCAATCGGGGCGCTTCCGATGGTGTACGCGTGGTTTATCCGGCGGACGATCCCCGAATCGCCGAAGTTCCAGCAGCAGGAGAAGCGAGTCCCTCTGAAAGACTTGCTGACTTCACACCGAAGGGAAACGATCACGCTGTGGATCGTCTGGTTCGCCATCACCTTTTCCTACTACGGCATGTTTCTGTGGATGCCGTCTGTGCTGGTCGACAAAGGCTTCACGATGATCAAAAGCTTCCAGTATGTCTTGATCATGACGCTTGCCCAGCTGCCGGGATATTTCGCGGCGGCGTACTTGGTGGAGAAGTGGGGCCGCAAGCAGACGCTGTCTACGTTTTTGTTCCTGACAGGCGTGATGGCCTACGCTTTTGGCAATAGCACCGGGACAGGTATGCTCCTTTTGACCGGAGCCTTGCTTTCCTTTTTCAACCTCGGAGCGTGGGGCGCACTTTACGCGTACACCCCGGAGAATTACCCGACTCCGCTGCGGGCTACAGGCTCGGGCTTTGCCTCCGGGGTCGGCAGAATCGGCAGTATCATTGCGCCGTATCTCGTAGGCTACTACACGTCGCTGCATTACAGCTACTCGTTTATCTTCGGCATGTTCACGGCCGTGCTTTTGATCGGGACCATCGTGTTGCTCGGGCTTGGTAAAGAGACGCGGGAGACGGGATCGGCCAGTCCAGCCTAA